DNA from Coffea arabica cultivar ET-39 chromosome 10c, Coffea Arabica ET-39 HiFi, whole genome shotgun sequence:
ATTGAGTACCGGGAAAAAAACATCAATAGTAATTTCAAGCGGTACTAGTACCAGTACTAGTAGTAATTATAGTAATTAATTGGCCGTCTCGTTTTTTCTCTGTGTATAAAAACGAGCGATATCAGCAGCCCCCAAACAGGCAGGGGCGTCAAAGAAGAGGGCAAAATCTCTCTTCAAAGGGTCAGAGGGAAAGCAATTCTCAGCAGCTAACAGGCAGAGATGGGCGGAGGCAATGGCCAAAAATCCAAGATGGCTCGTGAGAGGAACCTGGAAAAGATAAAAAACGCCGGCAAAGGTTATTACCCATCTCGTTAATTTGTTCTCTCTTCGTACTATACTACTATTAGTACAAAATCTTAGCCACAGAAACCTTCTTTCTTCATGTACTGCATAATAGTTGTTGAATCAGATTAGAGTGCTGCTGAATGGGGTCTCTCTGATCTCTTGTCTTCGCAGGAAGTCAGCTGGAAACCAACAAAAAGGCCATGAATATCcaggtcctttttttttggctttttctcTCAGAAACgaaattttaattcaatttcaaGCTTTGGTGGTGTAGTCGttgattttgttgtttct
Protein-coding regions in this window:
- the LOC113711652 gene encoding uncharacterized protein At2g23090, producing the protein MGGGNGQKSKMARERNLEKIKNAGKGSQLETNKKAMNIQCKVCMQTFMCTTSEVKCKEHAEAKHPKSDLYACFPHLKN